The segment aaagaaaatcatcaataacgcgcacaacgatcaatgtggaccaccaacacaaaaaagacatgatctagaaacatccacaagcatcatgaattaccacaagaacaaccacaacaacaccacttactagaatctccatcatcattatactgaacttcaagaacactaactgaactgactgtcaaactaaaagattcatttGCAGACCTCCAaaacatgaaccatctgaattgaggacacaccagaacgtcctaaacactctgccaaatctacaaaccaagatattgcaatgcggAGCAATGCAGAGGAAAATCCAGAACACTGATAAACaccgaacaactgaaaaaccaaccataataacggatctcataactcaatcaaatctccatgcgaACCACTGAAActttagctgaatcaactagagatacttatctcataactctttaatctgcaacaactcatctacaacacactagccaaaccaaatcGCTTAATCTAACTAAAACACATAGAGGAagatgttgacaacaatgacaacacatcactcaaacacatatttgcacattatctcAATAGTACAAAGGTTCAAAACTCACCCGACTGACCGAAATAAAGACCTCTTTGGCACACATGACCAACAATAAGGACTTAATTGGTCAGGCAGTCGACGATTCTATGAACTTTTGCAACATAAACACTAGGTTCAAAAACTTAAAAGTTCGCCAACTAGGTATAAAACTTGGACAATGTGGCGACTAGGAAACATGACTTAGTGACAAAATGAAGGCAAGTAAATACTAAGGACGTGGTTTGCACCAGAACTTGGGTTCCAAAGATgggatcaaaaatttcaaaaatttagggTATTTGAGTGAAAGGGGATTTGGGTTTAGAAGTTGTTGGCTTAGTAATCACATCCATATTGAGTTTGTTGTTGAAATTTCAATTATGGGATCAAATTCAATGAACCATGATTTTATGCTCAGGAAAGACTTGTCACAAACCCATGGCCCCTTCCATAGCAGTGATTCTTTGTACTCAAGGTATCCACCATATGAGTCTATCTCATTCTTTTTAGAACCAACTAGAGGAATATGGTTTTTGATCCTACATGAACCAGAGGGCAAACTGACTTGTGGAAGTTTAAAAGAGCCTTTGTGTAATGGTGGAAAATCAACGGACAAAAGTGAGGAAGTTGAGGTCTTATTCATAAGGTGCCGAAGAAAGTAACAAGGTGGGTGGAACAGAAGTCTTCAAGAGCAACATTCCTTTAAGTTGAAGAGatttaatgattttatttttatataaattatgtttttttaattaaGGAACAAACAATTTTTTAGGGGActcgaaaccccttacaacaagttttgaagggtccTAAAACCCTCAGATTTTTCATGGATCCGGAACCCCCAGAAGAATGTTGCAATAGGATACAACACAGTCATTCAAAAACCCAACCACAATCTAACAAAAAAGATTAAACATTGAAGAACAGGTTGTAAAAGAAAAAGGCCAAAGTCGACCACCAAAGTGCTCAAATAGATATGAGCATAAGGAACAGGGCTCCCTCAACCTTAACCatgggttttatcaaggctcccatAACCATGTCCTTGAGAATGTACAACACTAAGAAAAACTTGCTAGACAAAATCTCTACCTCCTTAGGAGAAAAACAAAAGTTAGCAAGAAGGTCAGCATCAGCTTCCTTACAACCAAAAGATGGGGCTCCATCAACCCCCCAACAACACTTCCAAGCAACACCAGTAGCATCTACCTCCACCTTAATAGGAGAAAGGTCAACTCTagccacatccatctccccctcaatagaagataggaccacctctataggaaaaaccGGAGAAACCCAAAGATGCAGAAAATGAAGCACAAAGGCCAAGGCTTGGAAAACAAGGGGGAGGGGGAAAACAAAACCCCCATCGAAGAGAGATCCAAGAGTCACAAGAGATAAATAGAGAAAGTTAGACCCCGTCATAATAGAAAACACTAACCGAAGAGGTTCTGAAGGAACCCAAAACAAAAAAGCATCTCCTGAAAGATCAAAATAAACAAAGGAGCACCAAGAGAGATGAGAGACAGAGAAACCATCATTGTTCCAAAGCAAGGGCAAAGAATAAGCTGAGATCTTGAAAGAAGCCCTCAAGTATTCAGACATGAAGATCTCCCAAGCAAGGCAAAAACAACTTCTACGCAAACCCACAGAACATGGGGGGAGCCACCCACAAAAAAACCATGGGGCCCAAAAGATACAGGACCTCAGACTAACCCAATTCGCAAGCAAAAAATCCATCTGAGCAAAACCTCCATGTGCAACAAGGGTGTCACACAGAGGGAAACGCTCAAGACCCATGAGGAGGAGATACACCATCCTAACCATAGCCAAACCCAACCAGCAAAACAAGTCCCCTGTAGAGAACAAGCACAAAAGAAAGCCAAAGCCAAGCCTCCAAAGAGGGGCATGAGTCAAGCTAAATTGAAGCCATAAATCCGCCACCACAAGCTACCATAAGACCCCCCAGACCAAGGAAGAAAAGCCATGTAGACCATCAACCTCAACATCCCCGTCCCCAACTCCAAACTCCTCAACATCCTCCACGGAAACCCTAGATCCAAACCACCTCCTGCTCTTCTCTATAACATCAATGTATATATCCTGTGATGCCAGTTTTTCAAGTGCAATGCATACCTGGTAATTATATCATCGAAACAATTGTATTTTTTAattctttatatatttaattatagtaGTTTATTTCTGATTGAAATTAAATAGATTGAAATcagattaaattaaaaaaatattgtgaCTCATGAATCTATGAGCCATCTCATCAAATAAAGTACtgaaaaacaatattataaatcTTACCAATTATAAATGGCTGATctgacatttaaaaaaataaaatgaatatgcTAAAGAGAAGAAGTGTACAAAATGGCAAGGGCAATTGTGAGTCCTCTTTTCCTACTAGTCAAGCATATTTCCGTTTACTTGAAGTGTTCCTCAACTTTTATTTTTCCCttgttctcctcctcctcctcagcttttcatttcatacattctccaccacctcctcctccatctttcCATTTCATGCATTCTCCATCATCTGCTGCTCCAGCTTTCCATTTCATATATTCTCCTCCAGCTTTCCCTCTCCAGCTTTTTATTTCATACATATACAGATTTTGTGAAAACAATTTGAATGTAATGTCAATGTTATCACAAAACAGATCACAGATACCACAACAGTATATATAAGCAGTGATCTGCATTGCAATCCATACATCTAATTTTACAAGACCAATAGCATGGTCTAGATTGCTAAATacacaaaacaaaaatatttttcttttcctaAAAATTGAGGAGAATCTTGTCCTTAAGTTATTACTGCAGGCTCAAATAGGGCACATAACTTTAGTGCAAACCGATTTTTCAGATTGCTTCATTAGAATCACCACAAATCTCCACAAGAGTATTGTCCCTGTTTAAAATGATGGAAATGTTCACATCTCTCACAACAATTTCTCCACCAACAATCTTGGAAATAAATTTCGTTGCAGTGTGGGCATCGGCACACACTTGAAGGTTCTTATCAAGTATAACGGTTGTTCCAAGGGGTGTGTTTAACATACCAAATGCAACTGCCAACTTTTCACATGTGGATTAACAATAATTAAAGAAGCTACTAatgataaaaataattatttttccttCTCTTCCATGGCATCAAGTAACTGTCTTGAATCTGGAAAATAATCTGTTGGCTTCGTCTCCCAAGCCATTTTCTCCATCTTTTCATAGATATCCTGTGTCTGTGGATGCGATAAGTCTCCTACGCTAAAAGCATGTACCACTTTATGGCCATCAATCCAACTACGTCCAGGGATCTTTTTAATTCCTCTATCTTTCATTAATCTCCTTACATTTTGAACTTCATCCCCCATGCCCAATTCTGCGTAGATGTTCGAGAGAAGAACATAAGTTGCAGCATTATTAGGATCCAAATCAAAAAGTGACGTTGCGGTAAATACTCCTAAACCTATATTCATATGTGATCTACAGGCACCAAGAAAACACATCCACACAACCACCACGGGTTTAACTGGCATCTTAATGATAAAGTTTAGGGTGTCCTCAAGATAGCCAGCCCGGGCAAGAAGGTCAACTATGCACACATAATGACCAATTGTAGGCATAATGCAATAAGGATTACTCATATGATTGAAGTATGTACAGCCCTCATCCACTAAACCTGCATGGCTGCATGCACATGGAACACAAGCAAAGCTAACAATGTCAGGATATGTTCCAGAGTGCTTCATTAGTTCAAAGACATTGAGAGCATCCCtgcataatccattttgtgcatatcctgcaatcattgtattccatgagatgacatctcttgaggcattctgtcaaacagttcatgtccatgtctatgcttccacattttgcatacatgtctactagagcagttgcaactacaatatCTGACAAAATTCGTCTATCCTTTATACTTTCATGTATGTCCATACCCTGTTCGaaggctcccattttggcacaggcagggaagATGCTGGTATATGTTGTGAAGTCTggttttacacctgccaattgcatttgcttgaaagtttctaaagccttctccagaaatccattttgtgcatatcctctaATCATAGCAGTCCACGAGCACACATTTCttcgaggcattctgtcaaacagttcacgtgccttgtttatgcttccacattttgcatacatgtctatcagggcagtTGCAACCACagcatctgacaaaattcctctattctttatactttgatggatgtccataccctgctcTAAAACGCctattttggcataggcagggaaaatgcttgcaaaggttgtggaatttggctttacacctgtcaattgcatttgcttgaaagtttcaaaaGCTTTTTCAATAAATCCATTGTGTGTATATCCTGAAATCATTGCATTACATGAGaatacatttctttgaggcattacAGTACacttgccttgtctatgcttccacattttgtatacatgtctactagggctgttgcaactacaacatctgacaaagttTCGCTATCTTTAATGATTTGATGGATTTCCATACCCACTTCCAAAACTCCTAGTTTGGCGCAGGCAGTGAAGATGCTTGCAAAGGCTGCAGAGTCCGGCtttacacctgctaattgcattttCTTAAATGTTTCTAAAGCCTTTCCAGCAGatccattttgtgtatatcctgcaatcattgcagtccatgaaacTACATCTCGTTCAGGCATAGtgtcaaacaattcacgtgccttgtccatgcttccacattttgcatacatgtctaccagggctgtagcaacaacaacatcagacaaaattcctctatcctttatactttcatggataaccattccatgtttcaaagctcccattttggcacaagcacggaggatgctggcaaaggttgtgggcGTTGGCTTTActcctgccaattgcatttgcttgagagtttctaaagctttttcaacaaatccatttttagCATATCCTGCAAtaattgcattccatgagatgacatctctttgagtcattctgtcaaacaattcactTGCCTTGTCCAtcgttccacattttgcatacatgtcaaccAGGGCATTTCCTACTATATCTGACAAGAATCCcccttccattatgctttgatgtatatctataccctgttccaaagctcacATTTTAGCACAAGCAGGGAGGACGCTCGCAAAGGTTGtgaaatttggctttacacctgacaacagcatttgcttgaaagtttctaaagcctttccaacaaatccattttgtgaatatccggcaatcattgcagtccatgagacgacatctctttgaggcattctgttaaacagttcacgtgccttatcTATCATTCCACATTTTGCACACATGTCTAACACAGCATTTCCAACTACAATATCAGATAAAAATCCCCCtaccgttatgctttgatggatgtccataccttgttccaaagctccagTTTTTGCACAGGCGggaaggatgctggcaaaggttgtggagtcgggctttacacctgccaattgcatttgcttgaaggtttctaaagccttttccatAAATCCATTTCGTGCATATCCTGTGATCATGCCATTACACGAGACCACATTTTTCTTTGAGGGATTTtttcaaacagttcacgtgcctcgTTTAGGCGTCCACAttctgcatacatgtctaccagtgcGGTTGCAACTACAATATTTGCCAAAAATCCtccatcctttatgctttgatggatgtgcaTACCCAGTTCCAAATATCCCATAtcggcacaggctgggagtacactTGCAAATGTAAACTGATCGGGTTGGAAACCTGTTTGCTGCATATGGTGAAACAGTATGACTGCTTCGTGAGGATACGCATGTCTTCTGCAGGCTGCTATAATCGTATTCCATGAGACGCTGTCTCGTTCTTTCATGTGATCAAAGACTTTTCGAGCATCATCCGAACTTCCACACTTGACATACATGTAAATAAGCTTATTACGCAAAGTTGTGCGTGTAGCCAAGGCAAATCGCATGCGAGCTATGAAAGAGTTTACATTCTTCACTCGTGAAAGCGCACCCTTGAGTTCCCAGCTCCAAGCTCCAAACACCAAGCTCCAAGCCAGAAACATTGAAACTATATCTGCATTCACTCTATAGTAGTGCTCGGTCTACATAAACTCTTCTCCTAGCATGATGTCAACAATCTGAAGAATACAGAATACAGAATCATGGATTTTGAATACCCCTTTCAACCACTTCTCTGAGAAGCAACCTAGAAAGGCAAGCTATTGTTTCATAGTGATCAACGTAAAACCAGCCTCCATATTGCTAATTACACTTGAAACACCCTTTTTTAAAACTCTTTTGTGTGTTTTCCACTGGTATTATTCCCCTTAAATCTTGACATGTCTCAAGAAAGGGTTGTCGTATTAAATGTTATTTGCTTTCATTCATTCCATCGCCTGTCCATTCTTATCAATTAATCATGCCTTTCTCTCGATGATGTTGCACAAAAAATCTTGTCGCCCAACTCTAAAGCTCTGATCTCCTCCCAATATTTTGTCATTATTTCATCATTAAATGATACTGCCCATTTTAATAGTTTATCTGCCACTTGGTTACTAGTATGAAGGATATGGGATACTTTATATgcttgaaaataatttaaaattttacaTATGGGTTTTATAAATTTATTCAAATTTCATGCTAAAGCCTCTCCTTCAATTAGAGCAATaactattgtatatggtgaaaatggataacaataataacaagattgaaaggctaaatgaatccaagcactaaaccctagcctaacaatcaacaaagatccaccataacatatgaagattacctaagacaatgcaaataaaacaaaatcacaaagattataccatcacatgtccaatagggttttgatctccattcttcctatttccattgatcttgcttgatatatttgctctcagattttatatgcacaagagctcaacaaagaacagaatgtggttgcaagtaggatcgtagtgtagtcaattgatcaagttgttagggtttgataatgaagaaggcatctccttaaatagaagacacaatatgaaatagagggataagattgataggtgtaaaaagagaggtcggctaagattagagggtaggtagaagaaatagtaaaataatgaaagaggtaggtagtgtatgaattaagagatgaatgacatgtgtcatgtgtagaaaaagataatgaattaattaaataaataaagatttatttaattaatagaagaagtaagataattaaataaataaaaatatttatttaatttaggaaagggataatttaaataaataaatgtatttatttaaatgagaaataaggctagaagaggataaatgaattaattaaataaataaagatttatttaattaatagaagaattgggcttagataattaaataaataaaatatttatttaattagacatgacaattttgggtgtctacattttgccccgcgttgtttcaaagaagataatatgaactgatac is part of the Cryptomeria japonica chromosome 10, Sugi_1.0, whole genome shotgun sequence genome and harbors:
- the LOC131068056 gene encoding pentatricopeptide repeat-containing protein At2g29760, chloroplastic produces the protein MDKARELFDTMPERDVVSWTAMIAGYTQNGSAGKALETFKKMQLAGVKPDSAAFASIFTACAKLGVLEVGYAQNGLCRDALNVFELMKHSGTYPDIVSFACVPCACSHAGLVDEGCTYFNHMSNPYCIMPTIGHYVCIVDLLARAGYLEDTLNFIIKMPVKPVVVVWMCFLGACRSHMNIGLGVFTATSLFDLDPNNAATYVLLSNIYAELGMGDEVQNVRRLMKDRGIKKIPGRSWIDGHKVVHAFSVGDLSHPQTQDIYEKMEKMAWETKPTDYFPDSRQLLDAMEEKEK
- the LOC131068057 gene encoding pentatricopeptide repeat-containing protein At2g33760-like, which gives rise to MFLAWSLVFGAWSWELKGALSRVKNVNSFIARMRFALATRTTLRNKLIYMYVKCGSSDDARKVFDHMKERDSVSWNTIIAACRRHAYPHEAVILFHHMQQTGFQPDQFTFASVLPACADMGYLELGMHIHQSIKDGGFLANIVVATALVDMYAECGRLNEARELFEKIPQRKMWSRVMA